From Ochotona princeps isolate mOchPri1 chromosome X, mOchPri1.hap1, whole genome shotgun sequence, one genomic window encodes:
- the APLN gene encoding apelin has translation MNLRLCVQALLLLWLSLTAVCGGPLVQPPDGKDLEEGNIRYLVQLKGSRKGPGPWQGSRRKFRRQRPRLSHKGPMPF, from the exons ATGAATCTGCGGCTGTGCGTGCAGGCgctcctgctgctctggctctCCTTGACCGCGGTGTGTGGAG GGCCCCTGGTGCAGCCTCCTGATGggaaagacctagaagaaggcAATATTCGCTACTTGGTGCAGCTCAAGGGGTCCAGGAAAGGACCAGGGCCCTGGCAGGGAAGTCGCAGGAAGTTCCGTCGCCAGCGGCCACGCCTCTCGCATAAGGGCCCCATGCCTTTTTGa